TTACCAATATTTATCTCCTTTGAAAGTATAGGAAGTATAAAAACAGAAAGAGAATTTATAGAATATTTAAATAGGAAAGTCAAATTTTATTTAAAAGTATCCTATAATATTCAATATGAGAATAACAAAATAAAAAAAATAAATGAATTGGATGAATATATAATAGATTTATATGAAAAACAAAAGAAAGAAATAATATTAATGATTGATGAATTTGAAAAATTGAATAATCAAGAATTAATGAATGAATTTTTACATACAATAAGAGAAATATATCATTCAAGGCAAGGATACAAACTCAGAAGTGTAATATTAATAAGCATAGGATATCTAAGCGGAATATTAGAAGACAATGCTAGTCCATTCAACATAGCAGAACATTTGGAAGTGCCATACTTTACCAAAGAACAAGTATATGATTTACTTTCACAACACGAAAAAGAAACAGGACAAATTTTTGATGAAAAAGTAAAAGAATTAATATGGCATAACGCTGCAGGACAACCAGGATTAACAAATGGTCTTGCATATGATTTAGTAATGAAAAAAGCAAAAGGAGAAAAAATAATAACAGAAAAACATTTTGAAAAAACATTATATGATTATATGAGAGTATATATAGACAAAAACATATCAAATATAATAAACAAAGCAAAAAAAGAAAAAGAATTAATGATGAAAATATTATTTGAACCAAATAATGTGGAATTTAATATATATGATGAAAACATAAAATTCTTATATTTAAACGGAGTAATAGACAATTGTGAAGGTATATGCTGTGTAAAAGTTCCGTTGTATTATAAAGCATTATATGCAAGATTTAAACCACAAATAAATGGAGAAAAATCGCAAATGAAACCATTTGATGAAAGCATAAAAAAATATATAAACAAAGATGGAAGTCTGGATTTAAACAAATTGATGAAAAGATATATAGAATATATAAAATCAAGAGGAGCAGTAATGTTCAAAGGCAGAAACTATTACGAAGGTGTATATCAATACAATCTTGATCAATTTCTTAGTTTATATGTAGAAGCAGCAGATGGAAAAGTATATCCGGAAACACAAATAGGCGGAGGAAGAATAGATTTATTGATAAATTTAAACAACGAAGAATACTTAATAGAAATAAAAGCAAATATAGATGAAGATCAATATGAAAAATCAAAAAAACAAATAAAAGAGTATATAAAAAGAAAAGGGCTAAAAGAGGGATGGCTGGTTATTTATTCAGATACAATAAAAGATTTTGAATATATAACAGAAGAAGAAAATGGAATAAAATTAAATATTTGGTTTATAAAAACCAATTTTGAAAATCCTTCAAAAGCAAAATAAAGCAATTCTAAATCTAACTTTTAAAAAAATATATTAATTTAAGAATTCTTAGAAAGTACAACATTAAAAATTTGTCATACAAATAAAAATACCGGGTTTAAGAACCCGGCATTTGTTTGGAAGTTTTTAAATCAAACTCAAATATTTATCTCCAGAATCTGGTGCAACTGTTACTATCTTTTTTTCAGGAAATTTTTGTGCTAATTTAATTGCTGCCAAAATGTTTGCAGCAGCTGAAATCCCTACAAATAAACCTTCTTTCTTAGCTAAAATATCTTGCATTTCAAATGCCTCTTCATCTTGCATTGTGATTACCTCATCTAATATTGTTACATCTAAATTCTTTGGAATAAATCCTGCACCAATTCCTTGAATTTTATGTTTCCCGGGTTCTTTACCTGAAATAACAGCTGAATTTTCCGGCTCAACTGCAACTATTTTTATTTTATCTTTAAAAAATTTTTTCAAAACCTTTCCAACTCCAGTTATTGTTCCGCCAGTACCAACACCAGCTACAAAAATATCTAAATTATAATCCATTTGTTTTAGTATTTCTGGACCCGTGGTTAATTCATGAGCTAATATATTTGCAGGATTTTCAAATTGATTTGGCATAAAAGCATCTCTTTCCTTCACTATTTCAAATGCTTTTTCTATAGATCCTTTCATACCTTTATCTGCAGGAGTTAGTATCAATTCAGCTCCATATTTTTCCAGAATTTTTCTTCTTTCAACGCTCATACTTTCTGGCATTGTTAATATTACCCTATAACCTTTATTTTTTCCAATTGCCGCTAAAGCGATTCCCGTATTACCACTTGTTGGTTCAACTATTATATTTTTTTCTTTGTTTAATACACCATCTATTTCTGCTTTTCTTATCATGAAATAAGCTGCCCTATCTTTTACACTACCTGTTATATTATTTTTTTCAAGTTTCACAAATACTTTGTTAGGTTTTACAATTTTTGAAAGTGTTATTATAGGTGTTCCACCAATTCCTCTATCAATCATTTTTCTCCCTCCTTAATGAAATTTATCACAAAATAAGATAAATTTTATCCGAATTATATCTTTATTATATCAAATACGATATAAAAAGTCAAGTTTTATTATCAAATTTTATAATACAGATATATTTTATTTATGCTATAATATATTAAATAGTACTAATTGATAGGGGGGAATTTTATGAATTATTATTTAGCTATTGATGAAGGAACAAGCAGTACAAGGACTTTGTTATTTGATGAGAATTTTAATTTAATCGATTCATCTCAAAAAGAAATAAATATGATTTACCCAAAACCAGGATGGGTTGAACAAGATGCTGATGAATTATATTTTAAAACAGAAGAAACTATGATTGAAGTGGTTGAAAGAAATAATATCAGCTGGAATAATATTATTGGAATTGGAATTACCAATCAAAGAGAGACTATTGTTGCATGGGATAAAAATACAGGAACTCCTTTAACAAATGCTATAGTATGGCAATGCAGAAGAACTGATGAATTAATTAATAGATATCCTGCTGAATTTTGGAGTGAGGTAAAAAGAAAAACCGGATTGGTAAAAGACCCGTATTTCTCAGGTTCTAAAATCGTATGGATGATAGAAAATGTACCAGAAGTAAAAGAATCCTATAAAAACGGAAATTTGAAGGTTGGAACTATTGAATCCTGGTTGACATTTAAACTTACAGGACATCATGTTACTGATGTGTCAAATGCATCAAGAACGCAATTATTGAATATACATACTCTTAATTGGGATGATGAGATTTTAAACACATTTGGAATTTCAAAAGATATTTTACCTGAAATTGTTGGTACTGCTATTGAAAAAGGTTTTGAAACAAAGTTCGGACCGAAAATTTACGGGATGATTGGCGACCAACAATCTGCATTATTTGGTCAAAGATCTTTTGAAATAGGTGATGCAAAATGCACTTATGGTACTGGTGCTTTTGTTTTAATGAATTCTGGAGTTATTCCTCCTAAACCCCATCCCGGATTGTTAACATCTATTGGTTGGAAAATAGGAAATGAGGTGATTTACTCTCTTGAAGGTAGTATTTTTACTGTTGGTGCGTTTTTTAAATGGTTAAAAGATATTGAAATAATTAATAATTATAATGAACTTGAAATATATTCAAAGGGTATAGATAATGCTGGAGTTTATATTGTTCCTGCATTAAGTGGTCTTGGTACTCCTTATTGGGATTCTGATGCCAGAGGTCTAATTATAGGATTAACAAGAGCAACTAAAAAAGAAAATATTATTAGAGCCGCTTTAGAATCTGTGGCTTTTAGTGTAAGAGATGTTATAGATTCCATGCAAGAAGCAGTTTGGACGAAAATAAAGAAAATGAATGTTGATGGTGGAGCTACTAAGAACAAGCTTTTAATGGAGATACAAAGTGATTTACTGAATGCAGAAATTTTTGTTCCTGATTTTCAAGAGATCACAGCTTTAGGTGCAGCTTTTATGGCCGCTATTGGTTCAAAAAATCTTTCTATTAATGAAATAAAAAATTTGCAATTTTCAGGTATAAAGATAATGCCAAAAGATAATGAAATATTAGAAAAGAACTATTATATTTGGAAGGAGGCAGTATTAAGATCAAAAGGTTGGATAAAATCAACGAATATAAGTTATTAAAAATTGCTCAAATAATATCAAAACACTCATTTCCTGGAATGAAAATATTACTGTATGGAGATTTAGGTACTGGAAAAACCACTTTTACAAAAGGGTTTATAAAAAATTTGTTAAAGGATGAAAATTTAACTGTTACTTCTCCAACATTTGCCCTGGTTAAGGTCTATGATAATTCTATCAAAATTTATCATGCTGATTTGTATAGATTATCAGATCCGGAAGAAATTCCATATATTGGATTGTTTGAAGATAATGATGGAATTTATTTAATTGAGTGGCCAGAACGTCTTGAATACTATTTGCCCGAAGAACGCCTTGAAATTCATTTGTTTTATAACAATGATGATATAAATTTTAGAGATATTGAAATAATACCAGTTGGAAAAAAATATACAGATATATTCGAGAAATTAAAGGAGGAATTAAAATGAAAATCGGAATCTTAGGTTTACCTTTAACTGGAAAAACAACAATTTTTTCATTATTGACTAATAAACCATATGATGGTAGTTATAAACAAGATGCTGAAGAGAGAGTAGCAAATGTTATGGATGAGAGATTAGAAAAATTAACCGTTATGTATAATCCCAAAAAAACCGTTCATGCTACTTTAAATTTTATTGATATTCCAAGTTATAATACTTCAGCTGATAGAAAAGAAAAAAATAGAATTTTACAGATGATTCAAACTGTCGACGCAATAATACTCGTTATTAGGGCATTTAAAAACGATTCAGTACCATTTCCTGAAGGTGCAGAGAATCCTGTTGATCAACTTGATACTTTAAAAACTGAAATGATTATTAGGGATTTAGAAGTTGTTGAAAATCGGCTATCAAGACTTATAGAACAAAATAAAAAAAAGAAACCTACAAAAGAAGAAGAAAGACAGGTAAAAATTTTAGAAGAAATAAAACCAATATTGGAAGATGGAAAGTTTGCTTCTAAAGTTGAGTTAAGTGATGAAGATAAAAAATTAATAAGTTCTCTCGCTTTATTTACTTTAAAACCAATAATAGTTGTAGTAAATGTTGATGAAGACCAATTAATGGAAGAAAAATACCCAGAAAAAGAAGTGTTAGTTAATTCATGCAAAGAAGAAAATTTTGCATATATAGAAATTTGTGGAAGAACTGAAGCTGACTTGGTAGAACTTGATGATGATGAAAGAGAAGAATTTATGAAAGAACTTGGAATTGAAAGGCCCGGAATCGACAGACTTTCAAAAACTGTTTATGATCATTTAGGATTAATAACTTTCTTTACTGTTGGGGAAGATGAAGTAAGAGCATGGACTATAAACCAAGGAACTACTATGAAAAAAGCTGCAGGAAAAATACATACTGATTTAGAAAAAGGATTCGTTAAAGCAGAAGTTATGCATTATGATGATTTAATCAGATTAGGATCAGAAGAAGAAGTGAAAAAAGCTGGTCTTTGGAGATTAGCTGGAAAAGAAGAAATTGTAAAAGATGGTGATATATTAACTATTAGAGCGAATGCTTAAAAATGGAGGGTAATATGAGAAAACCATTATATACCGTAAATGATTTTGATTATGAATTGCCAGAAGATTATATCGCACAAAAACCTGTTGAACCAAGAGATTCCTCTAAATTAATGGTTTTAAATAGAGACAAAAGAAGCATTGAACATAGAAAGTTTAGAGATATTGTTGATTATTTAACTCCTAACGATTTACTTGTAATTAACAATACTAAAGTTATTCCAGCAAGATTATACGGACAGAAAACAACAGGTGCAAACGTAGAAGTTTTATTATTAGAAAAAACTCCTGAAGAAAATACCTGGAAAGCTCTTGTAAAACCAGGATCAAAATTGAAAAAAGGGGCTGAAATAAAATTTTCCGAGTATTTATACGCTAAAATAATTCAACATAATTCTGATGGATCAAGAATAATACATTTTGTATCTAAAAAAGATGTATGGGAAGAAATTGAAAAAATAGGAAATATGCCTTTACCGCCATACATAAAAAATTATAATGGCCCTAAAGAACGTTATCAAACAACTTATGCTAAAAAGCAAGGTGCTGTGGCGGCTCCAACTGCAGGATTACATTTTACTAATGAGTTAATAGAAAAAATTAAAAACAAAGGAATAAAAATTGCTGAAGTAACATTACACGTTGGATTAGGTACATTTAGACCTGTAAAGGCTGATTCAATTGAGAAACACGAAATGCATGAAGAATACTATGAAGTTCCTAATGAAACAGTAAAAATAATTAATGAATATAAAAATAACAAAGGTAGAATAATTAGTGTAGGTACTACAGTTGTAAGAACTTTGGAAACTATTGCCACTTTACCCAAACAAAAGGCTTATATGGGAACAACAAATATTTTTATATACCCGCCGTATGAATTCAAATTAATTGATGCTTTAATTACAAATTTTCATTTACCTAAATCAACATTATTAATGTTAGTATCCGCTTTTGGTGGATATGATTTCATAATGAATGCGTATAAAACTGCTGTTAATGAAAGATATAGATTTTTTTCTTTTGGTGATTCCATGTTCATTTATTAATAATAATTATAAGAATCGGGGTGGTATTTTGACAAACAAAAGTTTAGGTATATTATATATGTTAGTAACTGTAATTTTTTGGGGTATTTCATTCGTTGCAACAAAAGTAATTGTTCAAACTATTCCACCAATTACTGCAGCTTTTCTTAGATTTTTTATTTCTACTATTTTTCTTATGATTTTTATTAGAAAAGATATAAAATATTCAAAAAAAGAGCTAATTTATGTAATGCTCTCTGGTTTTTTTGGAGTTACTACATATTTTTTATTTGAAAATACTGCTTTGCAATATACCACCGCCACTAATGGTTCTTTAATAATATCTGCAACACCTATAATGTATTTACTTTTTTCCGATATTATAAGAAAAACTTTTTCTCATAAAATTAGATATTTGGGTACATTTCTTGCTTTTTTGGGAGTTGCTTTTATTGTATTAAATGGAAGATTTGTTTTGAAACTTAATCCTCTTGGAGATATATTAATGTTTGGAGCATCTTTTGCGTGGATTTTTTATACTATTTTTATTGAGAAATTACATCATCATGATAATTTAATTATAACTAAAGACCTTAATTTTTATGGTATGCTGTTTTTCTTACCTTTTGTTTTTTTGGAATTAAAAAGTAATGGAACATGTCCTTTATTTGAATTATGGATTCAACCAAAAATAATAATTGCCTTTATTTTCTTAAGTGTTTTTTGTACAGCTTTAGGATATATATGGTGGAATAAGGCTATTAGGCTTGCAGGAGCAAAAACTGTTACAAATGGAATTTTCTTTATACCTATAGTAACTGTTATTGCTGATGCTATTTTATTAAAAAATTATCCTAATCTTCTAACAATATTTGGTGCAATATTAGTTCTATTAGGAAACTATGTTGCAGAAATTAGAGACTAAATGTTTTTTTCTATAAAAAAAAGTATGTTCAGGATATTTTAAAAAATATCACCACTCACTTCCAGTGGGTATTAGGATTTTTAATTTAAGATTTTAGTAAAAACATATAAATATTTGTGAACAAATATTAAAATAGGCACACTCCGTTAAAATAGAGAGTGCCTATTTTAATTTTAGTAAAAATATCTAAACACACTTAAAAAGATTTTTATGGAATGTATTATATTACATATTATTAAAAGCTATATAATATATTTCTCTAATTTCTTCTTCTTCTAATTTTTTCAATTTTCCCATAGGACTACTTTGAACAGCATTTTCTACCAATCTTTCAATATCCTTTTCTGTCGCTCCGATTTCTTTTAAAGATACTGGTTGTCCTATTCTTTTATACCATTCTTTTAACACTCGAAGTCCTAAATCAGCGTCTATAGCGGAATTTCCTGTATCAATATTAAATATTTCTTTTGCGAATCTATCAAACTTCTCAATATATTCATTTTTTACGTATTCTAGCCATGCTGGAAATATTATAGCTAAACCTTCCCCATGAGCTATATCAAATAAAGCAGATACTGAATGTTCTAAAGCATGACTTGCCCAATCTCCACCATTAGAACCCGCTCGTAATAATCCATTTAATGCTAGAGTTGCACTCCAAGCTAAATTCGCTCTTGCTTCATAATTTTTAGGATCTTTTAATAATTTTTCTGTACTAAATATGACAGTTCTAATTATTCCTTCAGCAATTTGATCTTGAATTTCAGTATCTTTAGTTCCATCAAAATAATATTCCATTACATGACTTATTGCATCTACTGCACCATTAACTGTTTGTTTTAACGGAAGAGAAAATTGAGCCGTAGGATCTATAATTGAAACTTTTGGATATAATTCTTTCGATGAAGTTGCCCATTTTTGTTTAGTTTCTTCTTTTGTTATTACAGAATTACCATTCATTTCAGAACCAGTTGCAGATATCGTCAAAACAGTAAACAGAGGTAATGCTTTTTTTATAAAGTATTTCCCAGAATATGCATCCCAAATATCACCATCATAATAAAAACCACCTGCAATAGCTTTTGCTGAATCAATTACACTTCCTCCACCAACTGCGAGGATCCCTTCAACATTATTTTTCTTTGCTACTTCTATTCCTTCATATACCTTTGAAAGCCTTGGATTTGGCTTTACACCAGAAACTTCTACCCATTCAATATTATTTTCTTTTAATGATTTTAGAACCTTTTCATAAACACCATTGTTTTTTATTGAACCTCCACCATAATGTAACAAAACCTTCTTGATACCACATTTTTTAATTTCATCACCAATTTCATTTATAGTTTCTTTTCCAAAAATTAATTTCGTTGGATTATGAAAAACAAAATTCTTCATATAGTCACCCCCATAATATAATTTGCATTGCTAATTATATTATATCACAAATTTTCTCACATTTAAAATTCCTATCCTTAACATTTCTTAATATTTATAAATATATAGAAAAACTAATAATTCTATAATAAAGACGTCAAAATAAAATATAGGAGGTTGAAAATCATGAAAAGAATTTTATTAGTTGGATTATTATTAAGTTTGTTAGTTTTATCTTTCTCTGAAAAATTAGTAATTAAAGGGTCTAACACAATTTTTCCAGTTGCACAATTATGGATAGAAGAATTAAAAAAAATAAAACCTGATTTAGAAATTACTTTAGAAGGGGCTGGATCATCTACAGGTATTGCTGCTTTATTTAATGGAACTACAGACATCGCAAATGCAAGTAGATTTTTAAAAAGTAAAGAAATTGAAAAAATGAATAAAGAAGGAAAATATTTCGCTCCAATAGTTATTG
This is a stretch of genomic DNA from Marinitoga hydrogenitolerans DSM 16785. It encodes these proteins:
- a CDS encoding iron-containing alcohol dehydrogenase; this translates as MKNFVFHNPTKLIFGKETINEIGDEIKKCGIKKVLLHYGGGSIKNNGVYEKVLKSLKENNIEWVEVSGVKPNPRLSKVYEGIEVAKKNNVEGILAVGGGSVIDSAKAIAGGFYYDGDIWDAYSGKYFIKKALPLFTVLTISATGSEMNGNSVITKEETKQKWATSSKELYPKVSIIDPTAQFSLPLKQTVNGAVDAISHVMEYYFDGTKDTEIQDQIAEGIIRTVIFSTEKLLKDPKNYEARANLAWSATLALNGLLRAGSNGGDWASHALEHSVSALFDIAHGEGLAIIFPAWLEYVKNEYIEKFDRFAKEIFNIDTGNSAIDADLGLRVLKEWYKRIGQPVSLKEIGATEKDIERLVENAVQSSPMGKLKKLEEEEIREIYYIAFNNM
- the ychF gene encoding redox-regulated ATPase YchF, producing MKIGILGLPLTGKTTIFSLLTNKPYDGSYKQDAEERVANVMDERLEKLTVMYNPKKTVHATLNFIDIPSYNTSADRKEKNRILQMIQTVDAIILVIRAFKNDSVPFPEGAENPVDQLDTLKTEMIIRDLEVVENRLSRLIEQNKKKKPTKEEERQVKILEEIKPILEDGKFASKVELSDEDKKLISSLALFTLKPIIVVVNVDEDQLMEEKYPEKEVLVNSCKEENFAYIEICGRTEADLVELDDDEREEFMKELGIERPGIDRLSKTVYDHLGLITFFTVGEDEVRAWTINQGTTMKKAAGKIHTDLEKGFVKAEVMHYDDLIRLGSEEEVKKAGLWRLAGKEEIVKDGDILTIRANA
- the tsaE gene encoding tRNA (adenosine(37)-N6)-threonylcarbamoyltransferase complex ATPase subunit type 1 TsaE — its product is MDKINEYKLLKIAQIISKHSFPGMKILLYGDLGTGKTTFTKGFIKNLLKDENLTVTSPTFALVKVYDNSIKIYHADLYRLSDPEEIPYIGLFEDNDGIYLIEWPERLEYYLPEERLEIHLFYNNDDINFRDIEIIPVGKKYTDIFEKLKEELK
- the cysK gene encoding cysteine synthase A, with product MIDRGIGGTPIITLSKIVKPNKVFVKLEKNNITGSVKDRAAYFMIRKAEIDGVLNKEKNIIVEPTSGNTGIALAAIGKNKGYRVILTMPESMSVERRKILEKYGAELILTPADKGMKGSIEKAFEIVKERDAFMPNQFENPANILAHELTTGPEILKQMDYNLDIFVAGVGTGGTITGVGKVLKKFFKDKIKIVAVEPENSAVISGKEPGKHKIQGIGAGFIPKNLDVTILDEVITMQDEEAFEMQDILAKKEGLFVGISAAANILAAIKLAQKFPEKKIVTVAPDSGDKYLSLI
- a CDS encoding FGGY family carbohydrate kinase, giving the protein MNYYLAIDEGTSSTRTLLFDENFNLIDSSQKEINMIYPKPGWVEQDADELYFKTEETMIEVVERNNISWNNIIGIGITNQRETIVAWDKNTGTPLTNAIVWQCRRTDELINRYPAEFWSEVKRKTGLVKDPYFSGSKIVWMIENVPEVKESYKNGNLKVGTIESWLTFKLTGHHVTDVSNASRTQLLNIHTLNWDDEILNTFGISKDILPEIVGTAIEKGFETKFGPKIYGMIGDQQSALFGQRSFEIGDAKCTYGTGAFVLMNSGVIPPKPHPGLLTSIGWKIGNEVIYSLEGSIFTVGAFFKWLKDIEIINNYNELEIYSKGIDNAGVYIVPALSGLGTPYWDSDARGLIIGLTRATKKENIIRAALESVAFSVRDVIDSMQEAVWTKIKKMNVDGGATKNKLLMEIQSDLLNAEIFVPDFQEITALGAAFMAAIGSKNLSINEIKNLQFSGIKIMPKDNEILEKNYYIWKEAVLRSKGWIKSTNISY
- a CDS encoding AAA-like domain-containing protein, with the protein product LPIFISFESIGSIKTEREFIEYLNRKVKFYLKVSYNIQYENNKIKKINELDEYIIDLYEKQKKEIILMIDEFEKLNNQELMNEFLHTIREIYHSRQGYKLRSVILISIGYLSGILEDNASPFNIAEHLEVPYFTKEQVYDLLSQHEKETGQIFDEKVKELIWHNAAGQPGLTNGLAYDLVMKKAKGEKIITEKHFEKTLYDYMRVYIDKNISNIINKAKKEKELMMKILFEPNNVEFNIYDENIKFLYLNGVIDNCEGICCVKVPLYYKALYARFKPQINGEKSQMKPFDESIKKYINKDGSLDLNKLMKRYIEYIKSRGAVMFKGRNYYEGVYQYNLDQFLSLYVEAADGKVYPETQIGGGRIDLLINLNNEEYLIEIKANIDEDQYEKSKKQIKEYIKRKGLKEGWLVIYSDTIKDFEYITEEENGIKLNIWFIKTNFENPSKAK
- the queA gene encoding tRNA preQ1(34) S-adenosylmethionine ribosyltransferase-isomerase QueA — protein: MRKPLYTVNDFDYELPEDYIAQKPVEPRDSSKLMVLNRDKRSIEHRKFRDIVDYLTPNDLLVINNTKVIPARLYGQKTTGANVEVLLLEKTPEENTWKALVKPGSKLKKGAEIKFSEYLYAKIIQHNSDGSRIIHFVSKKDVWEEIEKIGNMPLPPYIKNYNGPKERYQTTYAKKQGAVAAPTAGLHFTNELIEKIKNKGIKIAEVTLHVGLGTFRPVKADSIEKHEMHEEYYEVPNETVKIINEYKNNKGRIISVGTTVVRTLETIATLPKQKAYMGTTNIFIYPPYEFKLIDALITNFHLPKSTLLMLVSAFGGYDFIMNAYKTAVNERYRFFSFGDSMFIY
- a CDS encoding DMT family transporter, whose product is MTNKSLGILYMLVTVIFWGISFVATKVIVQTIPPITAAFLRFFISTIFLMIFIRKDIKYSKKELIYVMLSGFFGVTTYFLFENTALQYTTATNGSLIISATPIMYLLFSDIIRKTFSHKIRYLGTFLAFLGVAFIVLNGRFVLKLNPLGDILMFGASFAWIFYTIFIEKLHHHDNLIITKDLNFYGMLFFLPFVFLELKSNGTCPLFELWIQPKIIIAFIFLSVFCTALGYIWWNKAIRLAGAKTVTNGIFFIPIVTVIADAILLKNYPNLLTIFGAILVLLGNYVAEIRD